The following DNA comes from Lusitaniella coriacea LEGE 07157.
TTTAACCTCCCTGATTGCGAACACAGATGATTGGCAACTCGCCCGACAGCCCCTCCTCACCGCCTAAATCGCCTTCACCAACAGCATCAACATTACTGCCAAACCTAACAGCATCGCCTTCACTGAAAGCCAGAATAAAGCAGCCAGCCACAAGAAAAAACCTTCAGCAAAGGCGGTAGTATCTGAAAGATAGACAATTCTGGGGTAATCCATGAAATTTGTGTTAGACCCGTCCATTGCGACCAAGATTGAGAAAATGAAGCAACGGGTTCGGTGGAAAGAATCTGCAATTCTCAGTCGAGGGATCGATCAAACCAGTTTGGTTTTGGATGAGGATATTGATGAAGATGGGGAATTTTCCTTTTTAGTCATTGGCGATAGCGGGACGGGCTATCATGGGGGTCACAATCCCCAACGTAAGATTGCAGAACGGTTATTGGAAGAGCGCGATCGCGCCCACTTTATTCTACACACCGGAGATGTCATCTATCTGGTGGGTTCGAGAGAATATTACCCCGCCAATTTCATCAAACCCTATCGCGAATTCCTCGTAGGTCACGAGAAGTCCAAAAAAATTGCCTACGATCGCATGACGTTCAATTTACCGTTCCTCCCCGTTCCCGGCAATCACGATTACTACGATTTACCCTTCATTTACGGTCTTTTGGCACAGATGGCGTATCCCCTGCGCCGCCTGCTGCGCTCTCACATCGATTTTGATGTGGGTTGGCACGGTTCGGGTCAAGGGGATGCTTACGCGCGAGCATTCATCGATTACCTCCAAGCCTTCAATCTCCCCGGACAATTGGAACAACACCTCGATAGCCATTACACGGCAAAAACATCCACGGGACGATGTTTGCACTACGAACTCGGACAATTTACTCGCCTGCCTAATCGCTACTATACCTTTCGTTATAGTGGGATTGATTTTTTTGCACTGGACTCGAATACGTTTAATTCTCCCGCGCCTTTACCCGATACCGCAGAAGGAGAAGTGTTGCGCCGTCAATTACAACAG
Coding sequences within:
- a CDS encoding metallophosphoesterase family protein; this translates as MKFVLDPSIATKIEKMKQRVRWKESAILSRGIDQTSLVLDEDIDEDGEFSFLVIGDSGTGYHGGHNPQRKIAERLLEERDRAHFILHTGDVIYLVGSREYYPANFIKPYREFLVGHEKSKKIAYDRMTFNLPFLPVPGNHDYYDLPFIYGLLAQMAYPLRRLLRSHIDFDVGWHGSGQGDAYARAFIDYLQAFNLPGQLEQHLDSHYTAKTSTGRCLHYELGQFTRLPNRYYTFRYSGIDFFALDSNTFNSPAPLPDTAEGEVLRRQLQQRLQELEQRQQEIIAASAQLNRANPEESEEIDDNKAKIEQIEESQRDIEKQLGADEENLADFEQLVWLQQRLIESWQTEGVRGRVIYFHHPPYVTEATKWDQGQTLAIRDHLRQVLDGVAKAIGTLAGGRPLVDLVLCGHAHCLEYLRTGETGYADSHINWIICGGSGYSLRRQREEGSEIMESGEVVARSRLFLGRHGRGKKKRRPYSAARIDVSAGTPPQFTLQPLVAERCRQKWYRRTLEPLQLPTQPHIE